A stretch of DNA from Acidobacteriota bacterium:
AAGAGGCACCTTGATGACGACATTCGAAGCGATCTTGGCCAGTTCGCGGCCTTCCGCGAGCATTCCGGCGGTGTCGAGAGCAGTTACTTCGGCGGAAACATCACCTTTTACGAGGGCACAGATCTTGGCAATGTGTTCCTTAAAGTCAACGTCGCCCTCTTTCGCGACCAGGCCTGGATTCGTCGTAACGCCGTCGATCAAACCAAGCTCATTCGCCTCTTTGATCTCGTCTAAATTTGCTGTGTCTATAAAGAATTTCATTGGTTTCGTGTTGATGGTGGATCGCTGTTCGTTGGTTTCGCTGATTCGCGTTTTTGCTTAACGAAACTATCTAACTGTGTTTGTTAAAGTGCCTATACCCTCGATCTCGACCTCGCAAACGTCACCGGGGTTCATTTTTGAGACTCCCGACGGAGTTCCGGTCGCGATCACGTCGCCAGGGTTAAGCGTCATCATGTTTGAGATATATCGTACCAGAAAGTCGACGGGGAAGACCATTTGCGAGGTCCGCCTGTCCTGTTTTAAGACTCCGTTAACCCGCACCAGAACTCGCAGGTCCGAAACATCAAGCTCCGGTTCGATATGCGGGCCGATCGGGCAGAACGTGTCGAATGATTTAGCACGTGCGAACTGACCATCCTTTCGCTGCAGATCGCGGGCGGTAACGTCGTTCAGACAGGTGAAGCCCAGTATGTAATCTTCTACATTAGCATCATCACTTAAGTCTTTACAGTGCTTTGAGATAACCACTGCAAGTTCACCTTCATGTTCAACTTGATCTGACTGGCGGAATGATAATTTCATCGCCGTCAAATACCACCGCTGAAGGAGCTTTCAGGAATAGCATTGGCTCTTTCGGGACCTCATTCCCCAATTCCGCAGCGTGTTCTGCGTAGTTGCGCCCCACGCAGACGATCTTGGACGGGGCGAATGTTTTCTCAATTGCGATCTTCATATTTGTTCGAGCGAGATTTAGTTTTATGGAACCGTTTCCGAGACAACTTCCGACATTTCGCTTACGTTGCCGAATTATCCGTTGCCGTCAGATAGTAATAATAGATCTTCCCGCTTTCGACCTTCGTGTCTTGGAAGGTGTTTGTTTTCAGTAATTCAGTCGTTAAAAGCTGCCATTTTACTTTATCCAGATCTTTATCGGTCGAGCGATAGATGCGGTACCCGACCACATCTTTCTCGGGGTTTACGGCAAAAAAGATCGAAATAGTTGTCGGTGACGCAGCAAGCGTGATCGCTGATGGCGGTGTTGGAGCGAAGGTGTCGATCGCTTTGAATTTCAGAATGTTCGATTCGCCGCTTTCGACCGGTTCGGCCTGCGTTCCGACCGAGACGGCACGAACGAAATAGTAATATTCCTTTCCAAACTCAAAAAACTCGTCGTTGAAGGCAGTTTCCGTGACCGGAGTTTTATTGAGAGGTTTGCCCATCTCTTTGTCCGAATTGGACCTGAACACAAAATATCCGAGCAGGCTTACAGGTACCGAACCATCGACGTTTGCCGAGGGAGCCTGCCATTTTAGCTGGATCGCGTCCTGGGTTGGTATAGCCGATAGAGCAGTCGGTGCTGCTGCGACCTTTGCAGTAGGCTCGATGAGAAGAGAATTCGAAAATCCCGCCTTTTGGCCGGAAGCATTAACAAATCTGATCGCGTATCGTAGCCGTGCAGGCTGGCCGGCGAACTGAAGCGTGTCGCGATAAGTGAGTGTTTTCAAGCCAAAATCCGTATCCTTGATCTCTAACGCGGCGATCAGCGTGCTTCGATTTGCAAACTCTTCCTCCGACAATTGAAGCGGAGCATTCTGACGGCCTCGGCGAGGCGGTAGATGTCAGCACGGCTGATATTGAGAGTATTTCCCTTCACGGCGTTGCGAACAGGCATCTGCCAGGACAGAATGACCTGACTGCCACGCTGATAACCTGAGATCTCAACACGCTGCAGAACGCGTTCCTTCGGCGGCTCCGGTGCTCCGCGTTTACCGCAGGCGACTGAAAGCGAGATCGCGAGACACAGAACTAAGAAGAATTTAGCCGCAGAGGGCACAGAGAAAGGCTTTTTATTGTTAGAGGCAAATACTGCGGGTTCGTTCATCATTCCCAGGGTTTTCCGGCCGTTAATCTCTGTGATCTCTGTGGCTAAATTTCTTCGATCTACAAAATATATTGCCGCAGATCGCGGTCTTCGATCAGGCTGTTCAAGCGGTCATCTACATACTCGGCATCGATGATCTGATCTTTTTCTTCAAGCTCGCTGCCGAGGAAGCTGATCTCTTCGAGTAACTTCTCAACCAGCGTAT
This window harbors:
- a CDS encoding fibronectin type III domain-containing protein, coding for MSEEEFANRSTLIAALEIKDTDFGLKTLTYRDTLQFAGQPARLRYAIRFVNASGQKAGFSNSLLIEPTAKVAAAPTALSAIPTQDAIQLKWQAPSANVDGSVPVSLLGYFVFRSNSDKEMGKPLNKTPVTETAFNDEFFEFGKEYYYFVRAVSVGTQAEPVESGESNILKFKAIDTFAPTPPSAITLAASPTTISIFFAVNPEKDVVGYRIYRSTDKDLDKVKWQLLTTELLKTNTFQDTKVESGKIYYYYLTATDNSAT